In Trichoderma asperellum chromosome 1, complete sequence, a single window of DNA contains:
- a CDS encoding uncharacterized protein (EggNog:ENOG41~BUSCO:EOG092D18SO), whose amino-acid sequence MAAPKIIVLGSLNGQLESVFKKLATLHAKNQFSLAILTGDAFTPDIDDATISALLNGSIEVPLPTYFTVGTHPLPSRIAAKVEADEEICPNLHYLGKRSITKTSDGIRIVTLGGVLDPNLVAGQSQEQHLPFHTAGDAKALRGANSTDILLTSMWPAKVWTGSKVVLEPSDQAAVSSSEDIAELCAALKPRYHLSASPGAFFYEREPFVQQSEKDANIISTTRFISMATYGNDKKAKAMYAFTLNTADTTVPPGATASPFTSKTVNKRGRQDEGYSRFGHREDGHHGRHKRRRASPPPGPDRCYFCLSNPNISAHMCCSIGDEAYITTAKGPLPTSTTFAGQGLNFPGHFIIIPLPHSPTISSMGSTADPTSEAVKTYNEMSRFKESIQAMIASKSSHKLGVVTWEISRDRNVHLIWQLVAVPADIIQKGLAEAAFRVEAENLKYPSFMNKDIAVEDLASSGDFFRVWLWADNGEDKIKGKSLVMPLASDARFDLQFGRRVLAKLMGLEDRLSWQNCEQTVEEETKDVEAFREAFKEWDFTL is encoded by the exons ATGGCTGCACCCAAGAT CATCGTCCTGGGCAGCCTCAATGGCCAGCTCGAATCGGtgttcaagaagctggcaaCGCTTCATGCCAAGAACCAATTCTCACTCGCTATTCTTACAGGAGATGCATTTACTCCTGATATCGACGACGCAACGATTTCGGCTCTATTAAACGGATCCATCGAGGTTCCTCTCCCCACTTACTTCACCGTCGGCACTCACCCTCTGCCATCCCGAATCGCTGCCAAAGTGGAGGCGGACGAAGAGATATGCCCCAACCTTCACTACTTGGGAAAGCGCAGCATAACAAAGACTTCCGATGGTATTAGAATCGTAACGCTCGGCGGTGTCCTTGACCCGAACCTTGTGGCAGGGCAATCACAAGAGCAGCATTTGCCTTTCCACACAGCCGGTGATGCAAAGGCCTTGCGCGGCGCCAACAGCACCGACATTTTGTTGACAAGCATGTGGCCTGCAAAGGTGTGGACTGGGTCCAAAGTGGTGCTCGAGCCTTCTGATCAAGCTGCTGTGAGCAGCTCAGAGGATATTGCAGAGCTTTGCGCTGCTTTAAAGCCTCGATACCATTTGTCGGCATCTCCAGGAGCATTTTTTTACGAAAGAGAGCCTTTTGTTCAGCAGTCCGAAAAAGATGCCAATATTATTTCTACTACACGATTCATCTCAATGGCTACATATGGCAATGACAAGAAGGCGAAAGCCATGTATGCCTTTACTCTCAACACGGCCGATACTACGGTACCTCCTGGCGCCACGGCGTCACCATTCACATCCAAAACCGTCAACAAGCGTGGAAGACAAGATGAGGGCTACAGCCGGTTCGGCCATCGCGAAGATGGCCACCACGGCAGACATAAGCGGCGCCGTGCCTCGCCGCCACCAGGGCCAGACAGGTGCTATTTCTGCTTATCAAATCCCAACATTTCAGCCCACATGTGCTGCAGTATCGGAGACGAAGCCTATATCACAACCGCAAAGGGTCCTCTACCAACATCCACGACGTTTGCGGGGCAGGGTCTGAACTTCCCTGGCCACTTCATTATCATTCCGTTACCACATTCCCCGACTATTTCGAGCATGGGAAGCACAGCGGATCCTACAAGCGAGGCTGTGAAGACATATAACGAAATGTCACGGTTCAAGGAATCCATACAAGCCATGATTGCTTCCAAAAGCTCACATAAGCTCGGCGTTGTCACTTGGGAGATTAGCCGTGATCGTAACGTCCACCTGATATGGCAGCTTGTTGCTGTACCCGCCGACATCATCCAGAAGGGCCTTGCCGAAGCAGCCTTCCGCGTTGAGGCCGAAAATTTGAAATACCCATCTTTCATGAACAAAGACATTGCCGTTGAGGACTTGGCTTCCTCTGGCGATTTCTTCCGCGTCTGGCTGTGGGCGGATAACGGAGAGGATAAGATTAAGGGCAAATCCCTCGTTATGCCGCTTGCCTCCGACGCGCGTTTTGACCTACAGTTTGGACGTAGAGTCCTTGCCAAGCTTATGGGCTTGGAGGACAGACTCAGCTGGCAGAACTGCGAGCAGACCGTGGAGGAAGAGACCAAGGATGTGGAAGCTTTCCGAGAGGCGTTTAAAGAATGGGATTTTACGCTATAA
- a CDS encoding uncharacterized protein (TransMembrane:3 (i7-28o34-52i101-119o)) — protein sequence MESMNGIIPLGFPEASVGIAYFLNVVWLFIDCNLLSLCLLKIMFCQIISILANRIRETLQKISGTPQTLHILLVYQAARNLILAFDDLYQWRTHIEHRAPYYRILAHAFSWFFFFSFLFPCQK from the coding sequence ATGGAGTCCATGAACGGAATCATACCTTTGGGCTTCCCTGAAGCTTCAGTCGGTATTGCTTATTTTCTTAACGTTGTTTGGCTGTTCATAGACTGCaatctcttgtctctctgtcTGTTAAAGATAATGTTTTGTCAGATAATCAGCATTCTGGCAAACAGAATCCGGGAGACCCTCCAGAAGATTTCTGGAACGCCTCAGACATTGCACATCTTGCTTGTATACCAGGCTGCAAGAAATCTCATCCTTGCATTTGACGATCTCTATCAATGGAGGACTCACATCGAGCACCGGGCACCCTACTACCGAATACTTGCTCATGCTTTTTcctggttcttcttcttttcttttctttttccttgtcaGAAATGA
- a CDS encoding uncharacterized protein (BUSCO:EOG092D23WM) yields the protein MVASSPLAAMHRPMPTPTWRGRDIFRSHYASNSAPGSMSLREQLHKGTGDFLNVKEVRGSSPAVSLAADLSQNFRLDNEASPKFPTPRRALFTANVVGDTGDNDFVTTPSVLSSSPSQFTEMSPLPRKVTFSAVVEVASPTPISSAANDAAMPDSSAPNSRQSSPEPVKSRSRQSSLEPTKPIASEPAQMQARRGRGLADILAGRRIAGPRRTTPIRLKALANTGSPASPSPSFQVAANNSTLSLDECFDSDSPPQDRSRPLSSHSPCSPIPIGLRSRSQLGSLGGNSRLGSPGNFHARRQSNPFLRTRKQFRRSLSMFESPTDIMKPKPERGLAASPILKSVADIEEAHEPTIPHFLPDDPTDTIPRITKETMLEILDGKYSDKFAQRMIIDCRFEYEYEGGHIDGAVNHNNKELLADQLFQTPMDGLTLLIFHCEYSAHRAPLMARHIRSQDRTINAEHYPRLTYPEVYILDGGYSGFFAEHRARCFPPEYVEMSDEKHQRTCEREMGRLKARKPFGRAQTFAFGQRETCLHDSPTGPPRPQSRNINISSPLSIPDSPIFGERSGTRRMVSY from the exons ATGGTAGCATCTTCGCCTCTGGCGGCCATGCACCGCCCAATGCCTACTCCTACATGGAGAGGCAGAGACATCTTCCGCTCCCATTACGCCAGCAACTCTGCTCCGGGATCTATGAGCCTTCGCGAGCAACTTCACAAAGGCACAGGAGATTTCCTCAACGTTAAAGAAGTCCGAGGTTCATCTCCCGCTGTGAGCTTAGCTGCCGATCTGTCCCAAAACTTCCGGCTTGATAATGAAGCGAG TCCCAAGTTCCCAACTCCTCGACGAGCTCTTTTCACGGCTAATGTAGTTGGCGATACTGGTGACAATG ATTTTGTGACAACTCCTTCTGTGCTATCTTCTTCGCCTAGTCAGTTTACGGAGATGTCCCCTCTCCCTCGTAAGGTGACCTTCAGCGCCGTGGTTGAAGTTGCGTCGCCTACACCCATTTCATCCGCTGCCAATGATGCTGCTATGCCGGACTCTTCGGCCCCCAATTCCCGTCAATCTTCTCCGGAACCAGTGAAGTCTCGCTCACGGCAATCATCGCTGGAGCCAACGAAGCCAATTGCTTCCGAGCCAGCGCAGATGCAAGCTCGACGCGGTCGAGGACTCGCTGACATTCTGGCTGGCCGTAGAATAGCGGGCCCAAGGCGGACGACTCCTATTCGACTGAAGGCGCTTGCTAACACTGGCTCCCCTGCCTCCCCAAGCCCATCATTTCAAGTAGCAGCTAACAACTCAACTTTATCTCTCGATGAGTGCTTCGACTCAGATTCCCCACCGCAGGACCGCAGCAGGCCTTTGTCATCGCATAGCCCCTGTTCTCCTATTCCCATTGGTCTTCGTTCGAGATCCCAACTTGGAAGTCTCGGGGGGAATAGTCGCCTTGGTTCGCCGGGCAACTTTCATGCTAGAAGACAGTCAAACCCTTTTTTGAGAACCCGAAAGCAATTTCGCAGGTCTTTGAGCATGTTTGAGAGTCCTACCGATATCATGAAACCAAAGCCTGAGAGGGGacttgctgcttctcctaTACTAAAATCTGTGGCCGATATTGAAGAAGCCCATGAACCGACCATCCCTCATTTTCTTCCTGATGACCCTACAGATACGATCCCTCGAATCACAAAAGAGACGATGCTGGAAATCTTGGATGGAAAATATAGCGACAAGTTTGCTCAGCGGATGATCATTGACTGCCGCTTCGAGTACGAGTATGAAGGCGGTCACATCGATGGTGCTGTCAACCACAACAATAAAGAACTGCTGGCCGACCAACTCTTTCAGACACCTATGGATGGTTTGACTCTACTAATATTTCACTGTGAATATTCGGCCCATCGAGCCCCTCTAATGGCGCGTCATATTCGTTCTCAAGATCGCACTATTAACGCAGAGCACTACCCCCGCCTAACCTATCCAGAAGTTTACATCCTGGATGGCGGTTACAGTGGTTTCTTTGCTGAACACCGAGCAAGGTGCTTCCCACCGGAATACGTCGAAATGTCTGATGAAAAGCATCAACGTACTTGCGAGAGAGAAATGGGACGCTTAAAAGCTCGCAAGCCCTTCGGGCGCGCGCAAACCTTTGCATTTGGCCAACGGGAAACATGTCTCCACGATTCCCCCACTGGCCCCCCTCGTCCTCAGTCAcgaaatattaatatatcttCCCCCCTCTCCATCCCCGACTCACCTATATTTGGTGAGCGATCAGGGACTCGGCGCATGGTTTCCTATTAA
- a CDS encoding uncharacterized protein (BUSCO:EOG092D4XRX) — MGSKRKRGAKDGPIVPSSAQKKAKNATSSPVVPVVAAAKPSLEKAPFVETPTIEDRKREGLLYEHLGSEDDNDRIEAADCIISGLLDGEGVAETVLQRHLDRRLFRGLSSGRNASRIGFSLVITEILSQLFGEKSLSTEKYSGLTFDKVLGFLLEKAQIVGNIPGQEERDIFFGQLFGIECFVKSRILFSEPSRWNTILDELLKLSNKKVWLKSQCGWVLVQALQQMNQAQAKATLERLSNAGMAKTPEGVAIWMVALSQFPNLSVKPWQHPLAKKTLGDLAAILKESFNDSSKDSSSNSRNNKQATWSAQLHFVWDLILNHYLKAEDSKAEDFAQFWSRVVDDGLFSKQATDGQKFKGFTVFQKFLESYATHPALLQILFSKNLMTSLMNQAAKEDRYLHRAAIKTLKAIEAAVSSQPSTLVPVLENLLSKNGVYNFDQRTNTKTIDRLLQNFNLENDKGCLKIIQSPIASLSQQEVSEAQTILRVHIDYLSKVLGACASLGGKESQADKLKNTSLSATLQQLSRLAYSQPEEIPKDVLTEQIQELARSRLETALAKLTRQTSDFVTFCQAVASIDSSAVTMSEEIKSAIESALSRMHKLLKQKTKTDNDKTLTQGLAMLHAISIFQLYNQDPDAMEVLDDLAQFHERLQEGKLGDDDTGSSEFLVEILLSMVARPSSLMRQVSQQVFEAFTSQISAGGLELLFGPLGANESTKGQKELFNTEDDGMDIDDEGSSDEEDDDVEEISNIEIDSDVEFVDLGDADGEEGEDDDDEEDDDEDDDEDDDEDEGNDDEEGEGEGDGKESPIDLDELMGKILKSHRLDKDAEAESSSDEGDMSDSQMFALEDKLAEVFKQRAKARPDSKKQKKDAKQSVVNFKNRILDFLDIYVKNEVLSPLAFSLLIPLLNLMRTTSTKTLASRACEIILNYQKGMKKARSGGNKDAAATTAEVAAPVYDAEQLLSVLVEVHEEAGKDNAHAYAKAASAASLIVASAMFATDKELVKQAAAVYAKTQSDWVLGEAKLQNSFFADWNNWCQNHASQGRN, encoded by the exons ATGGGCAGCAAGCGGAAGCGCGGAGCCAAGGATGGCCCGATTGTGCCTTCAAGTGCACAGAAAAAGGCCAAGAATGCCACATCCTCCCCCGTCGTCCCTGTCGTCGCAGCCGCAAAGCCGTCGTTGGAGAAAGCGCCCTTTGTCGAAACTCCCACGATCGAAGATAGAAAACGCGAGGGTCTATTATACGAACATCTCGGTAGCGAGGACGACAACGACCGGATTGAGGCCGCCGATTGCATTATATCTGGACTGTTGGACGGTGAAGGCGTTGCTGAGACGGTGCTGCAAAGACATCTCGACCGACGATTATTCCGCGGACTATCCAGTGGCCGCAATGCTTCGCGCATTGGCTTTAGTCTGGTCATCACCGAGATTCTCAGCCAGTTGTTCGGAGAGAAATCGCTGAGCACGGAAAAATACAGCGGGCTGACGTTCGACAAGGTCCTTGGGTTCCTGTTGGAGAAGGCACAAATTGTCGGCAACATTCCCGGCCAGGAGGAGCGTGACATCTTCTTTGGCCAATTGTTTGGTATTGAATGCTTCGTTAAGTCCCGCATTCTGTTTTCCGAACCTTCGAGATGGAACACAATATTGGACGAGCTGTTGAAACTGAGCAATAAGAAAGTCTGGTTAAAATCACAATGTGGCTGGGTTCTTGTCCAGGCGTTGCAGCAGATGAACCAGGCCCAGGCTAAGGCCACGCTTGAGAGGTTGTCAAATGCCGGAATGGCCAAAACTCCCGAAGGAGTTGCCATTTGGATGGTTGCGCTTAGCCAATTCCCTAATCTCAGCGTGAAGCCCTGGCAACATCCTCTGGCCAAAAAGACCCTTGGTGATCTAGCTGCTATCCTGAAGGAAAGCTTTAACGATTCAAGCAAAGACTCTTCCAGCAATTCTCGAAACAACAAGCAGGCCACTTGGTCAGCTCAGCTGCATTTTGTCTGGGACCTTATCCTCAATCATTATCTCAAGGCCGAAGACTCAAAGGCTGAAGACTTTGCTCAATTCTGGAGCCGAGTTGTTGATG ATGGACTATTCTCCAAGCAGGCTACCGACGGTCAAAAATTCAAGGGCTTCACGGTCTTCCAAAAATTCCTCGAAAGCTATGCGACACATCCTGCGCTCTTGCAAATCTTATTCAGCAAGAATCTCATGACTTCTCTCATGAACCAGGCCGCAAAAGAGGATCGGTACCTACATCGAGCAGCTATAAAAACGTTAAAGGCTATCGAGGCCGCAGTATCATCTCAGCCCTCCACTCTGGTCCCTGTGCTTGAGAACCTTCTGAGCAAGAATGGAGTTTATAACTTTGATCAACGTACCAATACAAAGACAATCGACAGACTTCTGCAAAATTTCAACCTAGAAAATGATAAGGGGTGTCTGAAGATTATCCAAAGCCCCATTGCTAGCCTGTCCCAGCAAGAAGTCAGCGAGGCCCAGACTATCCTAAGAGTTCACATCGACTATCTATCAAAAGTTCTAGGGGCCTGCGCTTCCCTAGGTGGAAAAGAATCTCAAGCTGACAAGCTTAAAAACACCTCCCTAAGCGCTACGCTGCAGCAGTTATCACGTCTTGCCTATTCTCAGCCGGAGGAGATCCCGAAGGACGTCCTAACAGAGCAGATTCAAGAGCTTGCTCGGTCAAGATTGGAGACTGCACTTGCGAAGCTGACTCGCCAAACTTCTGATTTTGTCACTTTCTGCCAGGCAGTCGCCTCTATCGACTCAAGTGCCGTTACTATGTCTGAGGAAATCAAATCAGCCATCGAGAGTGCACTGTCAAGAATGCACAAACTGCTGAAGCAGAAGACAAAGACGGATAACGACAAGACTTTAACGCAGGGGCTTGCTATGCTTCATGCCATCTCCATTTTCCAGCTATACAACCAAGACCCCGATGCGATGGAGGTATTAGATGACCTCGCTCAGTTTCACGAGAGGCTCCAAGAGGGCAAACTCGGAGATGACGATACCGGAAGCTCAGAGTTCTTGGTTGAAATATTACTCTCCATGGTGGCTCGCCCCTCATCATTGATGCGACAGGTATCTCAACAAGTCTTTGAAGCCTTCACATCGCAAATCTCCGCGGGAGGCCTGGAACTGCTATTTGGACCCCTGGGAGCAAATGAGAGTACCAAGGGCCAGAAGGAGCTATTTAACACAGAAGACGATGGTATGGACATCGACGACGAAGGTTCTtctgatgaggaggatgatgatgtggAAGAAATCTCGAACATCGAGATCGATTCTGATGTGGAATTTGTTGATCTTGGAGATgccgatggagaagaaggcgaggacgacgatgatgaagaagatgacgatgaggatgacgatgaggacgatgacgaggatgagggcaatgacgatgaagagggagaaggagaaggagacggAAAAGAAAGCCCCATAGATCTCGACGAGCTCATGGGCAAAATCCTTAAAAGCCACCGCCTCGACAAGGACGCCGAAGCCGAATCCTCCTCCGACGAGGGCGACATGTCCGACTCCCAAATGTTCGCCCTCGAGGACAAGCTCGCCGAGGTCTTCAAGCAGCGCGCAAAAGCCCGCCCGGAcagcaagaagcagaagaaggacgcCAAGCAGTCCGTCGTCAACTTCAAGAACCGCATCCTCGACTTCCTCGACATCTACGTCAAGAACGAGGTCCTCAGCCCGCTTGCCTTTTCGCTGCTCATCCCGCTGTTGAATCTCATGCGCACGACGAGCACGAAGACGCTGGCTAGCCGGGCTTGTGAGATTATTCTCAATTATCAAAAGGGCATGAAGAAGGCGAGAAGCGGTGGCAACAAGGACGCTGCTGCAACCACCGCAGAGGTCGCTGCGCCAGTCTATGATGCTGAACAGCTGCTGTCGGTACTAGTCGAAGTGCATGAAGAGGCCGGCAAGGACAACGCGCACGCGTACGCCAAGgctgccagcgctgccaGTCTGATTGTGGCTTCTGCCATGTTTGCTACCGACAAGGAGCTGGTGAagcaggcggcggcggtatATGCCAAGACGCAGTCGGATTGGGTACTGGGCGAGGCCAAGCTGCAGAACTCCTTCTTCGCGGACTGGAACAACTGGTGCCAGAACCATGCTTCTCAGGGGCGTAATTGA
- a CDS encoding uncharacterized protein (BUSCO:EOG092D3K9O~MEROPS:MER0000553): MTSIGTGYDLLNSIFSPDGRNFQVEYAVKAVENGGTSIGIRCKDGIVLAVEKIVASKLQKPNANKRIASVDSHVGAVYSGMIPDGRHFVDRARDEAQSWRQNFKTPIPTADLASRMGGYLQAYTMYGSVRPFGITAIVGGVDTSEETPVDGEVGSGPAVGAGGKVPGKHGGPFLYMIEPSGLYWGYYGAATGKGRQAAKAELEKLDLPAGNITIHEAVKEAARIIYIAHKDNKDKEFELEMTWISTVDGPTKGRHVEVPKELREEAERLARAEDESDDEEEEEKKDDDNKMED; this comes from the exons ATG ACGTCGATCGGCACGGGCTATGACCTCCtcaactccatcttctcgccTGATGGCCGAAACTTTCAGGTCGAATATGCCGTCAAGGCTGTAGAGAACGGTGGCACCTCAATCGGCATCCGGTGCAAGGACGGCATCGTCCTGGCCGTCGAGAAGATTGTCGCATCCAAGCTGCAGAAACCCAATGCAAACAAGAGAATTGCCAGCGTTGACAGCCATGTCGGAGCA GTCTACTCAGGCATGATCCCCGATGGACGTCACTTCGTCGACCGAGCCCGAGACGAAGCCCAGAGCTGGCGCCAGAACTTCAAAACCCCCATCCCCACAGCCGATCTTGCCTCCCGCATGGGTGGCTACCTCCAGGCATACACCATGTACGGCTCCGTCCGTCCATTCGGCATCACAGCCATCGTTGGCGGCGTCGACACCTCAGAAGAGACTCCCGTAGACGGCGAGGTCGGTTCAGGGCCTGCAGTCGGCGCTGGCGGCAAGGTCCCCGGCAAGCACGGCGGTCCTTTCCTCTACATGATTGAGCCTAGCGGCCTATACTGGGGATACTACGGTGCGGCGACGGGCAAGGGCAGACAAGCTGCAAAGGCTGAGTTGGAGAAGCTAGACCTACCGGCTGGCAACATCACCATTCACGAGGCAGTTAAAGAGGCTGCGAGAATCATCTACATCGCCCACAAGGacaacaaggacaaggagtTTGAGTTGGAGATGACCTGGATCAGCACAGTAGACGGCCCTACCAAGGGACGGCATGTGGAGGTGCCCAAAGagctgagagaagaggcagagagattAGCGCGGGCAGAAGACGAGTctgacgacgaggaggaggaagaaaagaaggatgaTGATAACAAGATGGAAGACTAA
- a CDS encoding uncharacterized protein (EggNog:ENOG41), with translation MVSLQTNMQIHDDLAALFSRNMTFNPEAVPKEMPQEEAVPAQQIVYSVSQHYNHSAHIAKPQFQHPDSQRHSSEPPQTDVVSSETILRNHGVDPSTLTPSQLQLFRIADITQKRRLVELWSICPPTSSGDIPALAWSSTTMDQEEHLAQLRYEKQQQPNNVMSLDGTTVQNSNSTWVHQASQESEPYMLSGYEEIMRREREREEAASRPRDAYSHFGTSIGGPSYVPSTDPVYLGADYARHQLQLAMAEQYGSFEQHRANQAVDVMDM, from the coding sequence ATGGTATCACTGCAGACGAACATGCAGATCCACGATGATCTTGCAGCGCTCTTCTCGCGAAATATGACATTCAACCCAGAGGCTGTTCCCAAGGAAATGCCCCAGGAAGAGGCTGTTCCCGCCCAGCAGATTGTCTATTCTGTATCGCAACACTATAACCACTCGGCTCACATCGCAAAGCCTCAGTTCCAGCACCCAGACTCACAGAGACACTCATCAGAACCACCGCAGACTGACGTCGTTTCATCCGAGACAATATTACGGAATCACGGTGTTGATCCTTCCACACTCACGCCCtcacagctgcagctcttccGCATAGCTGACATCACCCAAAAGAGGCGACTGGTCGAACTTTGGAGTATCTGTCCTCCCACCAGCAGTGGAGATATTCCTGCTCTTGCTTGGAGCAGCACTACGATGGATCAGGAGGAACATCTGGCTCAGCTGCGTTATgagaagcaacagcagcctaACAATGTCATGAGCCTAGACGGCACGACTGTTCAAAACTCTAACAGCACATGGGTTCATCAAGCTAGCCAAGAGAGCGAACCTTACATGCTGTCCGGATATGAAGAGATTATGCGACGAGAGCGGGAGCGTGAGGAGGCTGCCTCTCGTCCAAGAGACGCATACAGCCACTTCGGTACCTCTATTGGCGGCCCAAGTTACGTCCCTTCTACAGACCCCGTCTATCTCGGAGCCGACTACGCACGgcaccagctgcagctggctaTGGCTGAACAGTATGGTTCATTTGAACAGCACCGGGCAAATCAGGCGGTGGATGTTATGGATATGTAA
- a CDS encoding uncharacterized protein (BUSCO:EOG092D38RE), whose translation MASSKIFSLEGKGLKLDTAEDIEPHLAPLRALDDVEEVRFWGNTLGVGACQRLGEVLSTKKSLKSANFADLFTGRLLNEIPAGISAILTAVLNHPNLTTINLNDNAFGLNTQAPLVAFLSSHVPLQHLYLNNNGLGPHAGILVADALSELHAKKEAARKEGKEVPYLETVICGRNRLENGSMAAWAKAYSLHNKIREIKMVQNGIRQEGISRLLSEGLNHASELKILDLQDNTFTIMGARALAKVVPTWVDLQELGVGDSLLSAKGSLLLANALSQGKNKKLETLRLQYNDIKAEGVKQLARSAKSALPALRRIELNGNKFTEDDESILSLQELLEERKEKYAGDIIIEDEWGVDSLSDLEEEESEEEEESEEEEEKEEEEEVEEKAEKLIKDAEEAQKQPVAQRKDEDVDDLASQLKKTQL comes from the exons ATGGCCTCCTCCAAGATCTTCTCCCTCGAGGGCAAGGGGCTCAAGCTCGACACCGCCGAAGACATCGAGCCTCATCTCGCCCCCCTTCGCGCGCTGGATGACGTCGAAGAAGTGCGATTCTGGGGCAACACACTCGGCGTTGGCGCTTGCCAGCGTCTCGGCGAAGTCCTGTCTACCAAGAAGAGCCTGAAG TCTGCCAACTTCGCTGATCTTTTCACCGGCCGGCTGTTGAACGAGATTCCGGCTGGCATTTCCGCCATCCTTACCGCTGTCCTGAACCACCCCAACCTCACCACCATCAACTTGAACGACAATGCCTTCGGCCTCAACACCCAAGCCCCGCTTGTGGCTTTCCTGTCATCCCACGTGCCCCTCCAACACCTGTATCTGAACAACAACGGTCTGGGTCCCCACGCCGGTATTCTTGTCGCCGATGCCCTCTCAGAACTCCACGCTAAGAAGGAGGCTGCCCGCAAGGAGGGCAAGGAGGTGCCTTACCTCGAGACTGTCATCTGTGGCCGAAACCGACTTGAGAACGGAAGCATGGCCGCCTGGGCCAAGGCCTACAGCCTTCACAACAAGATTAGGGAGATTAAGATGGTGCAGAATGGAATTCGACAAGAGGGAATTTCTCGTTTGCTCAGCGAGGGTCTCAACCACGCCAGCGAGCTCAAGATTCTTGACCTGCAGGACAACACCTTCACTATCATGGGAGCCAGGGCTCTCGCCAAGGTTGTGCCCACATGGGTGGATCTGCAGGAGCTCGGTGTTGGCGACTCTCTGTTGAGTGCAAAGGGTAGTCTGCTGCTGGCTAACGCCCTGTCGCAGGGAAAGAACAAGAAGTTGGAGACCCTGCGGCTGCAGTACAACGACATCAAGGCCGAGGGCGTCAAGCAGCTGGCTAGATCTGCAAAGTCCGCTCTCCCTGCGCTAAGACGTATTGAGCTGAACGGCAACAAGTTTACCGAGGATGACGAGTCCATCCTCAGCCTACAGGAACTCCTCGAGGagcgaaaagagaaatacGCCGGAGACATTATCATTGAAGACGAGTGGGGCGTTGACAGCCTCAGCgatcttgaagaagaggaaagcgaggaggaggaggaaagtgaggaggaggaagagaaggaggaggaggaggaagtcgaggagaaggccgagaagctcatcaaggATGCCGAAGAGGCTCAAAAGCAGCCCGTTGCTCAGCGCAAGGACGAGGACGTGGACGATCTGGCATCGCAGTTAAAGAAGACTCAGCTATAA
- the CYT1 gene encoding cytochrome c1 (TransMembrane:1 (o277-295i)), with the protein MLARSCLRPARTLNGLRNAAVNVSKRAASTSSGAEASPARLNIAAIASTTLAAGSLAWYYHLYGPVAFASAPAEEGLHATHYPWVHEQFFKTFDHQALRRGFQVYREVCASCHSLSRVPYRALVGTVLTVDEAKALAEENEYPDEPDEQGEIPMRPGKLADYIPAPYKNDEAARFANNGALPPDLSLIVKARHGGCDYIFSLLTGYPEEPPAGVTVAPGMNFNPYFPGTGIAMARVLYDGLVEYEDGTPASTSQMAKDVVEFLNWAAEPEMDERKKMGMKVLVATSALWALSVWVKRYKWAWLKSRKLAYDPPAETKVRR; encoded by the exons ATGCTGGCAAGGTCGTGTCTGCGCCCGGCGCGCACCCTCAATGGGCTTCGAAATGCCGCCGTGAACGTCTCCAAG CGTGCTGCTTCAACAAGCTCTGGTGCCGAAGCTTCTCCTGCGCGCCTCAACATCGCCGCTATTGCTTCCACCACCCTCGCCGCCGGTTCTCTGGCCTGGTACTACCATCTCTATGGACCCGTGGCCTTTGCCTCGGCCCCTGCTGAGGAGGG TCTCCATGCCACTCACTACCCTTGGGTTCACGAGCAGTTCTTCAAGACCTTCGACCACCAGGC tcTTCGTCGTGGTTTCCAGGTCTACCGCGAGGTCTGCGCCAGCTGCCACTCCCTCTCTCGAGTCCCCTACCGAGCTCTCGTCGGTACCGTCCTGACTGTCGACGAGGCCAAGGCCTTGGCTGAGGAGAACGAGTACCCCGACGAACCCGATGAGCAGGGCGAGATCCCCATGCGACCCGGAAAGCTGGCCGACTACATTCCTGCTCCCTACAAGAACGATGAGGCTGCTCGATTTGCCAACAACGGTGCTCTTCCCCCGGATCTGAGCTTGATCGTCAAGGCCCGCCACGGTGGCTGTGACTACATCTTCAGCTTGCTCACCGGTTACCCCGAGGAGCCTCCTGCGGGTGTCACCGTCGCTCCCGGCATGAACTTCAACCCTTACTTCCCTGGTACCGGCATTGCTATGGCTCGTGTTCTGTACGACGGCCTCGTCGAGTACGAGGATGGAACCCCTGCCTCCACCTCCCAGATGGCCAAGGACGTTGTCGAGTTCCTCAACTGGGCTGCCGAGCCCGAGATGGACGAGCGCAAGAAGATGGGTATGAAGGTTTTGGTTGCCACTTCGGCTCTGTGGGCTCTCAGCGTCTGGGTTAAGCGATACAAGTGGGCCTGGCTGAAGTCCAGAAAGCTTGCCTACGATCCTCCCGCGGAGACCAAGGTCCGCCGATGA